In the genome of Methanococcoides burtonii DSM 6242, the window AGAAGCAGGTGAATATCTAGTCCAGATTGGAATCGAATCAGGAACTTACACCGTAACTCGTGGAATTCCGTCCATGGGAATTTTTGTTTCAGTATTAATTCTGGTTTCTGCAGCATTTGTTGCAATGAGATACAGAAAGGAAAACTGAGATCAGGATCGAGAAATTGAGATTTCCTGCCCTTATGGGCAGGTTATTTTTTTAATTATAATCATATTGAAGTTATAACATTTAATATTTCTAAAACAACGTTTAAATGCTAACCTATTAAATAATAGTATAGAGAAGAGTTGGGAATATATCTCGGATTTTAACATCTCTTCTACAAAAATAAATAAATATATGGGGGAATATATAATGGTGGAATCGCCTATACTGGAAAGTTTATTTGGAATAATGGATCAGTTCATTGCATTTATTCCGATACTTATTGCTGTCATAGTATTGATGATAGTAGGGAAGTTTGTCGGAAAAGCATTTGGAAAGATCGGAGCAAAAATCCTTGATAAGATAGGTTTGGATGATCTCATTGATAAGACATCCTTAGGTGGTATGATCAAAAAAACTGGAATGACCACCGTGGCAATGTTTGATGGTATAATCAGATGGTTCATCTACATCATCTTTGCTGTAATTATTATAGACATACTGAAGATACAGATCGTGGCAAATTTCCTCACCCAGATCATATTATTCCTGCCCCTTATAGCATCGGCATTGATAACCCTTGTAATTGGATTGCTTATCGTTGATTTCCTGGTAGAACTGATCAAGAAGGTCGCGATGGCTTCAGGAATTGATGAAAATATCGGAAAGAGCAGTATCGGGAAAGGTCTTGAAGCAGCAGAATTGACAGCTTCTGGCATAATTGCAGGTATTATAAAAGCTTTCGGATACATAATCTTCATTCTGGCAGCTTCTAATATCCTGGGACTGAATGTGGTCTCTAATTTCCTGGTGAGCATACTCAACTACATACCCAATTTATTTGCAGGAATGCTCATACTGGTAGTTGGGCTATTGGCAATTGATTTCCTTACTGACTACCTAAAAGGCATCATGGAAGGAATGGAAGTAGAAGGAGCAAATGTCTGGGTCCCAGTACTCAAGGGATTCCTTGCACTTGTACTGGTATTACTGGCACTTGATACAGTGCTCATCGATACGAGTATCTTCTATCTGCTGATAGGACCACTGGCATGGGGATTCGCTGTTGTAGTAGCTTTCAAGTGGGGGATCAAAGAGGCACTTGTGGCATATGCAAGAGAGAGGAAATAATCCTCTTTTTTATATTTTGTAATAAATATTCTGTAAAAAAAGTAGCGGTGTTGAAAGCAGAAACACCACTTGCCCAGTGCACAAATTCGATCTGGATTGGAACCAGCATGGAATTTTGCACCCCCTTTCTAAAATAGAGTTTTTTACCGAGATCCTACTGCATCCAGACCGCTTGCTTCAATGCCATTAATATATTTCAAATCTTTTTCAAGAGGTTTTTAATATCTTCATTGATCTCAATTGCCAGCTTTTTTGCACTCTCGCCTGTGGAATCTACAAGTCTTTCAACCTTAGAGATGATAGCCTCGATCTCTTCCTTTATATCAATTGATTTGATCGAATCTGATATAGATTTCATCTCTTCTTTTACATTCATCCCCAACTTCGATGCTTCGCTTCCAGTCTCTACTGCCAGTTCATTGATACTATTGGAAAGTATCTCAAGTCGATTATTTAGATCGATCCTGCTGTTGATCAAAACGAGTTCATCTTTAATCTCAGATCCCAATGTCTTTGCAGCTTCTCCTGTAGAATCTATAAGCTTATCAACTCTGGCAATGATATTATCGATCTCTTTCCTGATGTCTATGGACTTAACAGAACTTGCAAGGGATCGCATATCCTGCTTTACTTTGGTTCCAAGTTTTGTTGCTTCGCTTCCAGTCTTTACTGCCAGTTCATCGAGATCTCTGCTTAGATCATCCATATGTTTATGCAGGGCTATCCTGTCAGTAATCGCAGTGATTTCCTGTTTTACTTCGGAAGCAAGCATTTTTGCAGAACTTCCGGTTCTGTCAACCAGCTGATCAACCTTTACCCCAAGTTTTTTGACCTCCGCTTTTATATTTATATACTTCAAATCTTTGGCGACGGAATTAAGCCTGGTCTTAATCTTTTCATTTAGAACTTTTGCTTCTTCACCGGTATTTTCTGCCAATTTATCTACGTCTTGATTTATCTCTTCAAGTAATTTTTCCATAGTTTACCTCCAAAAGATTATTCCCTATTAACATAAGAAAGGTCAAAGATATAAAGCTATGTTAGTACTAAAAATAGAATGTATCAACACAATATTTTTTGATAGAGAGTTTACAAAAATACTTTTATTCAATGATTTTCTTTTTTTAGATAGAAAGTATTTCCCACTTAACTTCATCATAAAAAGAATTATTATAATTGCATCCATATGAACAAAGGGTGTTATGGATAAGTGTATGTGTGATGATAATGAACACAATATATGAAGGGATGACTGTTAATGAATGAACATAATTACAATTCTAGCTCTGTAGAAATCCTCAATATTAGGACAACAATCCAAGTCTAAACTATTGGTATATGTCTTGCCCAAGATCATAATGAAATCTGCATTTCAGTCTATTGATGTAGATTTTACGAGGTTTTCTACAGAGCCCATATTTAAGAAAACACTTGACCTATTTTATAAAAATAGAGATTCAATTGACATTACTGCAATTGATTCCACTGGATTCACAAGTGGTTATTGTAGTAACTACTATTCCTGGCGAATTAAAAAGTGGAGACGAAGTTATGTAAAGACTAGCATTTCGGTTGATGTTAGTAAATTTGTGATTACTGGTTACAAGGTTTCTGGTAAACCTGTTCATGATGCAAAACATGCAAAGACATTGCTATTGCAATGTCATTGCAATAGGAGATCAAGATATTATGTGACGGATAAAGCCTATGATTCTGAAAACATACACGAATTGACGAGGGAGAAACTTGGATCAATAGCAATCGTTCCACTGAGACAACTTGAACGAAAGCGAATCAAAGGACGATATCGGAAGAAGATGATTCATGAATTCGACAACAAAATTTACTCTATGCGGAATTTGAGTGAAACGATGTTTTCGGTTTTAAAAAGAAAGTATGGGAAAACTTACGTGAGAAAGTACAGAAATCAAGTAAAAGAAGTGAAATTTAAAGTAATATTACACAATCTTGATAATCATCAAGACTATGTTTTTAGTTTGGATGAGGATTTCTACAAAGCCGACTTTTGAAGGCAACTTTGAGTTACCCTATCCTTTTCATAAAGCTAAAATACACCAAAAGTAAATAATTAAATTGGCAGTATAGTCATGCTCATATAAAGTCCCCAGACGCCACTGGCGATCATATCTACTGAAATTGCACCTAGGAACAGACCGAATAGCCTTGTGAGCACCAGCATTCCATTATATCCCATTTTTTTGTGAATTCTTCTGGAAAAGAGAAATGTTACCATGGCTACTGAATATGTTATTACTGCTGCGAGTATGAGGAGCATTTTTTGCTGGACCACTTCAGCAGTTTCTGTAAGAATTATGGCTGTTGTTATGGTAGCAGGACCTGCCAGTATAGGCATTGCAATTGGGAAGATCCAGATATCATCACGTTCATAGGATGCATTTATCTCTTTATCAGTGATGCTTTGTCTTGATATCTTGGCATGCATCATATCAAAAGCTACCGTTAGAAGTAAAAGACCACCGGCAACTTTTAGTGAATCAAGACTTATCCCAAGAACGTCAAGAATAATGGTCCCTGTAAAAATGAAGAACATGGAAATTATAAATGCCAATGTGACAGATTTTTTAGCAATTACGTTCTTTTCACGTAAACTCAGACCATTGGTCAGTGTTATAAATGTAATTACTCCTGTAATCGGGCTTACAATAACAAACAATGTGATAAATGAATTAATGAAATAACTGACATGATCCATCCAGTAGTAAAACGAACATATCAGTTAAAAAGTAGGCGATTGGAATCTCCCCGTGAGATTCTGCGGTCACATTGTGACTGATATTTTCAAAGCATCTAATATAAGGACCAGTTCATTATGCTATATATTGAAAAGTTCTGTTCTTTGGGGTCAGCAATACCCTTAAATTGTTATGTTTAGCAAAAAAGTTACTTAAAGGCAGTGAACAGGGATCGCTTTGCCGACCTCATCGGGCAATCTTCGGGCGACCCTACCCCAATACATTATCCCCATCTCAGGCCGACCTAAAGGATTTACAAGTGCCAAATAAACTTTGAATATTTATGGGCTTTCACACCCAATGGCGTTCTACCTTCTGATTCACTGCCACGCCGTACTATTTATGGTACGGCAATATATAGTATGATTTAAAACTATTAATTGATTTTGATATACAATCTGGTAACAAAAAAGAATTTGAATTTGTCTAAGCAATTTACCTAATACCGATTTCTCACATATAAGTTTAATCATAATAAGTTCCATGTTCATATTACCAACAAAAAAATAAGGCGATGTAATTATTTCTAACAAGACTTGAGATTACTAATATAGCCTTGCAAGCAACTAAAAACAATACTAGCTTTAATAGCGAATCAATTGGTGTTTGTCACACGATAAAAAAAGATGATCGATAAATAAATATCAATCAGTCTGAAAGGTTCGATACCAAATATTCATGCTTTCAATATTGCCAGATATATTGGTATTATTTACAAGTCTTCCACAATATTCATATCCACATTTTGCAAACACAATATTCATTCCATAAGAGCTGGCTCTTGCAATGGTATATGCAGTTTTGATGCCCTTTGCTTTCATTTCATCTTCCATTTTTCCAAGCAAATATGAAGATAAGCCCTTTCCCCGGAATTCAGGCAATGTTGCAAAATCTGTCATTTCCACATTCAAGTGACCGTATTCTATTTCAGAAGAAGAGAGTGCAATAATTTGATCTTCTTTGAAAGCTCCAAAATACACTACATTATCCTCTATTGTTTTTAAGAGGTAATCGGGATCATGTATGGGAAATGGATAGGTTTCAAATGTTTTATTATATAGATCCGCCATTTGTGAAATATCACTTTTATCACATATTCTGATCGAGTATTCAGATGGAACATTGCTCTGCTGATCGTTTCTTTTTGATAGAGCCGTCGTTAGCACATTTTCATGCCGTTCATTCAAACAGTCAATGCTTCTCTTATCATCAAGGAATTTGCTCATGATCACTGCATTTTCTTTCCCATCATAATATTGTGGGATGGCCGCTTCACAAAGATAATTTCTATCACAAAGAAGTTCTTTGAAATATTCCGGAACCTTTGTGAATATCTTTGAATAGCTTTCTTTTTCTGCAAGAGCATCCAGTTTATCCAGAAGTGAATGAATATCTTCTGGATCTAATTTCATGAGGTATATGCGATCATTATACCTCCCATGCTGGATAATGGAGTTGCCGATCTTCTCAATAGTATCCTTCAAGTCCTTCTCTCCATCCTCTCATTATCTTCAGGAACAAGACTTGTGGTGTCATCATAATCCGCAAGCAGTTTGGAAATGCCAATCGCTTTATACTCTGTAGCGTCGTCAAGTTTAAGCTGTAGATC includes:
- a CDS encoding MarC family protein, whose amino-acid sequence is MDHVSYFINSFITLFVIVSPITGVITFITLTNGLSLREKNVIAKKSVTLAFIISMFFIFTGTIILDVLGISLDSLKVAGGLLLLTVAFDMMHAKISRQSITDKEINASYERDDIWIFPIAMPILAGPATITTAIILTETAEVVQQKMLLILAAVITYSVAMVTFLFSRRIHKKMGYNGMLVLTRLFGLFLGAISVDMIASGVWGLYMSMTILPI
- a CDS encoding mechanosensitive ion channel family protein: MVESPILESLFGIMDQFIAFIPILIAVIVLMIVGKFVGKAFGKIGAKILDKIGLDDLIDKTSLGGMIKKTGMTTVAMFDGIIRWFIYIIFAVIIIDILKIQIVANFLTQIILFLPLIASALITLVIGLLIVDFLVELIKKVAMASGIDENIGKSSIGKGLEAAELTASGIIAGIIKAFGYIIFILAASNILGLNVVSNFLVSILNYIPNLFAGMLILVVGLLAIDFLTDYLKGIMEGMEVEGANVWVPVLKGFLALVLVLLALDTVLIDTSIFYLLIGPLAWGFAVVVAFKWGIKEALVAYARERK
- the ablB gene encoding putative beta-lysine N-acetyltransferase — encoded protein: MKDTIEKIGNSIIQHGRYNDRIYLMKLDPEDIHSLLDKLDALAEKESYSKIFTKVPEYFKELLCDRNYLCEAAIPQYYDGKENAVIMSKFLDDKRSIDCLNERHENVLTTALSKRNDQQSNVPSEYSIRICDKSDISQMADLYNKTFETYPFPIHDPDYLLKTIEDNVVYFGAFKEDQIIALSSSEIEYGHLNVEMTDFATLPEFRGKGLSSYLLGKMEDEMKAKGIKTAYTIARASSYGMNIVFAKCGYEYCGRLVNNTNISGNIESMNIWYRTFQTD